The DNA window ATAGCCAGCAAAACCCACTGATTGGTCAAAAGTTCCAAAATCACCAGCGAATCAGAATATTTTAGAACCAAAGGCAAACTCAATATAAACAAAGCATTGGCAGGCGTTGGCAGCCCAATAAAAGAATCGCTTTGCCGGGTATCAATATTAAAATTGGCCAATCGATAGCACGAACCCAAAGTGATAATAAAGCCTAAATACGGTATTATCTGATTGGCATCTGCTGGATTTTGTCCTTGTTTTAACAACCAAAACATCACAAATCCCGGGGCAACACCGCTAGTTACCATATCGGCAAGTGAATCCAGTTGCAAACCCAAGTCACCGGTAACTTTAAATAATCGGGCAAAAAAACCATCAAAAAAGTCTAAGAATATACCCAAACTCACAAAAAAGAATGCCATTTCAAAATTCAAATCCGATATATAAACGACAGCGACGCAACCACAAAAAAGGTTGAGCAAGGTGATAAAATTCGGCAGGTGTTTTTTAATTTGCATTGGAGTATGAATTAGATTGACAAAGTTCACAAATTTAATATAATAAGTGAAAGAGAAGTGCGTTTTTTAAAAGAGATTTAATTATTCAGCCTGCACAATTCTGAAAGGCTTGTTAAAATAAAGATTAGCTCGGTAAAAAATTATATTTTTGGAAAAAATTAAACAGCCCTCAGGTCTGCAAAAGAATTCATGTTGAAAAAAATTCAATTCTTCATCCTCCTCCTACTTTGCGCCAGTTCGCCTGCTCAAACCGTCAGAAAATATTCCAACGAATTTATGAATATTGGCGTTGACGCCGCTGCACTGGGAATGGCAAACGCTGTAACTTCAAGTTCCAATGATGTCAATTCAGGTTATTGGAATCCCGCGGGTTTGGTGCATCTAGAAGACCATCAAATATCGTTAATGCACGCCAATTATTTTGCGAATATCGCTCAATACGATTATATCGCTTACGCCAATACTATCGATAATGAGAGCGCTTGGGGCATTTCACTCATCCGTTTTGGTGTAGATGACATTTTGAATACCACTGAATTGATCGACAGTCAGGGCAATATTGATTACAATCGCATCAGTCTTTTTTCGACAGCCGATTATGGATTTACCTTTTCGTATGCCCGAAAACTGCAAGTTCCCGGATTTCAATATGGTGTAAATGCTAAAATTATTCATCGAATCATTGGAAAATTTGCCGGTTCGTGGGGATTTGGCTTTGATGCTGGGCTCCAATTCGAAAGAAATGATTGGAAATTTGGTTTGATGCTCCGAGATATTACGACCACCTATAATGTTTGGAGCATTGACGAAGCCGAATATAAAAAAATTGCCGATGCCATTCCGGGACAAAATCAGGAATTACCCGAAAGCACAGAGATTACGGCTCCAAAAGCACAATTGGGTATGTCCAAAAAGTTTATAATTCACTACGATTACAGCATTTTGGCGGCCGCCAATTTGAATATGCAGTTTACAAGAACAAACGATATTATTTCAACCGATTTTGTGAGTATTGATCCCGCTTTGGGTTTTGAATTTGGTTATACCGACTTGGTTTTCTTGCGTGCTGGAGTTGGGAATTTTCAGAATATACAACAAATAGACAATACTGAGAAAGTAGGTTTTCAGCCCAATATCGGTTTAGGATTCAAATACAAAGGCATTCAAATCGACTATGCGCTGACCAATTTAGGAAACCAAAGTGCTTCTTTGTACTCGAATATCTTTTCGGTGAAAGTAGATTTGGGACTTTTTAGAAATTAAATTATAAAACATTAAAAATGAGCTGTTCTTCATTAAAAAATATAATTGTTTTCCTTTTTTTTATTGGAACACTCTCTAGTTTTGGGCAAAATATTCAATTGACTAAAAACGCTCAAGCCAGCGTAATTACTTGCGATACAGGTAACGAATCCTATTCGCTTTTTGGTCACACCGCCATTCGAATTTCGGATGCAGAAAACAATTTGGATGTGGTTTATAATTACGGCGCTTTTGATTTTAGAACTCCTAATTTTGTGGCAAAATTTGCCAAAGGAGATTTACAATATTTTGCTGTTGCCAATACCTTTTCGGACTTTATGAGTCAATATACTTATGAACAAAGAAGTGTTTTCGAACAAGAATTGAATATACCATTGGCGTACAAACAAAAATTATTTGATAATTTGACTGCCGTTTTAGCGTCAAGCGAAAGTTATTATACCTATAAATTCATTGACAAAAACTGCACATCGATGGTGGTCGATATGTTAAATAAAACATTAGAATCTAAAGCAATTGTTTCTAAAATTGACACCGACAAAACCTACCGAAGCATTTTATTCCCTTATTTCGACAATTTCTTTTACGAAAAACTGGGAACAAGCATTATTTTCGGTACCAAAGTGGACGAATATAGCAATCACATTTTTTTGCCTTTGCAACTGCTCCAAAGTCTGGAACAGACGCAATTCAAAAATCAACCGCTTTGTAAGGAAAGTAAAACTCTTTTAAAATTCGAAAAACAAGCGCCTGCCTCGTGGTGGAATAATGTGTATTCCTATTTGATATTTCTTGGGCTAATTTTAATTTTAAACAAAAAATACCTTGATAATTTTTACCTTTTACTAATGGGATTGTTGGGAATATTCTTTGCTACGGTAGGATTTTATTCTTTTCACCAAGAGTTAGCTAACAATTATAACGTATTGTTATTCAACCCTAGCTTACTTCTTTTACTCTACTATTCGGTAAAGAAAATAGACAAATGGATTATCAATCTAGCGGTTTTTAATTTTCTTTGCCTCCTGGTGTACCTCATCATTATGATCAACAAGGCACATTTATTCATTGTGTTGCCATTAGTGGTGGCCAGTAGTTTTATAATGGCAAGACTTATTTATAAAATCAGCAAACGAATTCCTGTAATAATTTGATTATTGACCTCTATAAAACAAGATCGTACTAAAGGTTTTTATGGTAATATTTAAGTCCAAAAAAATACTTCGATGTTTGATGTAATACAAATCATATTGCAGTTTTATTAGACTATCTTCTATGGATTCGCCATAAGAAAAATTGACCTGAGCCCAACCGGTAAGCCCCGGTTTTATTACGTGCCGTGTTTCATAAAAAGGCATAAGTTGGGAAATTTCTTTTACGAAGAAAGGCCTTTCAGGTCTGGGTCCAATAACTGCCATTTCTCCTTTTAAAATATTGACAAATTGCGGAAATTCATCCATTCTCGTTTTTCGCATGAATTTTCCAAACGGAGTGACCCTGCAGTCACTTCCACCCGAAAATACAGCGCCTTGCGACTCGGCATTAGCGACCATGGTCCGAAACTTAAGAATCTGAAATATGTTCCCGTTTTTGCCTACTCGTTCCTGAGTATAAAACAGTTTTCCTCTGTTGCCTAAAGCATTTCCCAATAGAATTACAGGAATCAAAAGCACTCCTACACACAAACCAATTAATGAAATTGTAATTTCTAAGGCTCGCACTTGGAGCAAATACAATTGATTATTATTGCTTCTATTGAAAGGAAAAAATTTGTAGAAATCTTTCGTTATAAATTGAAGCGGAATGCGTTGTGTTTTATCTTCGTAGACTTGGACGTACTCCCGAATCGTAGTTCCAGATTCTAGCAAATGCAGTAATTGCAAATACAAATCGGCTGTAATATCTTCCGTATTTTGCGAGGCAACTACTATTTCAAATAACTTATTTTCGTTCACAAATGAAACTAAATCATCGATCCAAACTTGTTGCACGTAGCTATATTCGGCAAAATCATTATTATTCCTAACAGAATTTACATAGGCTACCACGCGATAATGAGGATCCGATTTTTCAAGATCAAGAATTAATTGCTCGACCTGCTCTTGATCACAGACCAATAAAACATTCTGCACAAACCGATTGGATGCCAGAAAATTAACATAAAAAGTTCTCCAAAGAAGTAAAGCAAAAAGTATAGTCAAATAAAAAACAACAATTTGAAATCTATTCTTGGGTAACTCAGCCGAAAAAACAGGCGTTAATAAATAGAGTAAAACGGCCGTAGAAGCGGTTAAAATGGTACTTCTTAAAACTTTAAATTGATTACTAGCCACTTGTAAGTCATACATTTCAAATACAGAACCTATAATTGAGATGTAAAAAGCAAGCAATAACATATAATAATAAGTACCAACCGAAGATTCAATGTACTGCATTTCGAAAAAGTGACCGACTAAATACAAGGATAGCAAAACAAAAAGGACATCAAAACCTCTGAGCAAAACCTTTCGTTCAGAAACTTCAAAATGTATTTTTTTATTTTTATTCATACTTACTTAAGCTACTGTCTTCAATGTGGACAAATCTACATAAACATCTGCTGAAATCAATAAAAAATCGACTAATGGCAAGTAATTATCAAAAATCGAATTTAAAATTACAAACTAGATACGCTGTATTCATTTCATCATTTTTGCTATCCAATTAGAATATTCAAGCAAAACGGCCTTTTCAGAATACGTACTTACTATTGTTTGTTGAAGAGCTTTCCCTAAATCGGCCCTCAAAGACTCCTTTTCCATTAATTTGACCAATGCATCAAAAAACAATTCTACCGAACCTGTTTCAACCAAAAATCCGTTAATTCCATTTTGAATCACTAATGGAATTTCACCTACACTTGTCACAACAACTGGTTTTGAATGCCAACCATATTCCAACAAAGCAACAGGCAAACCTTCGGATTGTGATGTTAATATGCCGATTTCGGATTGTTCAAGAATAGCCGAAATATCATTTCTAGATCCATAACAATAGACTGTTTTCTGTAGATTATAGTCCAAAATCTTAGCACGGATTTTTTTAGAATAATCATCTTCAAAATCTTTTCCAACCAAATGAAATGTCCAATCAGGATGGGATTTTTGCATTTTTTTTGCCACTTCAAGCAATAAAAAATGATCTTTCTGAACTCGCAAATTGGCCAAACATACAATGCGTTTCCCTGGCATCCCATCCAAAATGGTTTTTGCTGCGATTCTATTGTCTGCGGCAGGGAAATTAGGCAAATAAATAACATTTTTAAAATGCAGTTGCTGTTCTGCCCAATTTTTAAGTTGCTGGTTTACCGCAATTATTCCATTAAAAAATGGAAGCACTAGCTGCAACCCAAAAGAGGATCTTTTAGCCAAAAATTCGCTGTCGCCATAATGATCGTGCCAAATCAATTTTGTTTTAGGACAACTAAGCTTCAACAAAAAGGCGGTAAAAAATGAAGTGCTGTGCGCATGAATTATTTCGACCTTATTTTTTTTTACAAATTGTCGCAATTGACCTAAAGATTTCAAGTCAAATGCGCTTTTCTTATTCAAAAAAAGATAGGAAACATCACTATCAAGTTGATTGATTAACGCGCCTTCTTTTCGCGTAGCAACTAGTCCCGAAAAATCAATTTTATGGGCAAGAGCATTGGCATAATTCACCGCCATTCGTTCTGCACCGCCCGCTTCAAGCGAATCTATGATTTGGATAATTCTCATGATACTAGCATTTTTTTGATCTCCTTTTCGAATACATCCAAAGTATAGTTTCGAGACCAATCACTAGCGTTTTGGCTCATTCTTTTGTAAAGAATTTCATTACTTAAAAGAGTTTCTAATTGATGTACATCGTGCTCCAAATCAGTTTCCAGCAAAA is part of the Flavobacterium nackdongense genome and encodes:
- a CDS encoding CDP-alcohol phosphatidyltransferase family protein, whose product is MQIKKHLPNFITLLNLFCGCVAVVYISDLNFEMAFFFVSLGIFLDFFDGFFARLFKVTGDLGLQLDSLADMVTSGVAPGFVMFWLLKQGQNPADANQIIPYLGFIITLGSCYRLANFNIDTRQSDSFIGLPTPANALFILSLPLVLKYSDSLVILELLTNQWVLLAITLFSAFILNAEIPLFSLKIKEFSFKKYSLQIIFLILCGLLLIFFQYLAIPLVILTYVLLSVINNKFLKK
- a CDS encoding exopolysaccharide biosynthesis polyprenyl glycosylphosphotransferase produces the protein MNKNKKIHFEVSERKVLLRGFDVLFVLLSLYLVGHFFEMQYIESSVGTYYYMLLLAFYISIIGSVFEMYDLQVASNQFKVLRSTILTASTAVLLYLLTPVFSAELPKNRFQIVVFYLTILFALLLWRTFYVNFLASNRFVQNVLLVCDQEQVEQLILDLEKSDPHYRVVAYVNSVRNNNDFAEYSYVQQVWIDDLVSFVNENKLFEIVVASQNTEDITADLYLQLLHLLESGTTIREYVQVYEDKTQRIPLQFITKDFYKFFPFNRSNNNQLYLLQVRALEITISLIGLCVGVLLIPVILLGNALGNRGKLFYTQERVGKNGNIFQILKFRTMVANAESQGAVFSGGSDCRVTPFGKFMRKTRMDEFPQFVNILKGEMAVIGPRPERPFFVKEISQLMPFYETRHVIKPGLTGWAQVNFSYGESIEDSLIKLQYDLYYIKHRSIFLDLNITIKTFSTILFYRGQ
- a CDS encoding glycosyltransferase family 4 protein — its product is MRIIQIIDSLEAGGAERMAVNYANALAHKIDFSGLVATRKEGALINQLDSDVSYLFLNKKSAFDLKSLGQLRQFVKKNKVEIIHAHSTSFFTAFLLKLSCPKTKLIWHDHYGDSEFLAKRSSFGLQLVLPFFNGIIAVNQQLKNWAEQQLHFKNVIYLPNFPAADNRIAAKTILDGMPGKRIVCLANLRVQKDHFLLLEVAKKMQKSHPDWTFHLVGKDFEDDYSKKIRAKILDYNLQKTVYCYGSRNDISAILEQSEIGILTSQSEGLPVALLEYGWHSKPVVVTSVGEIPLVIQNGINGFLVETGSVELFFDALVKLMEKESLRADLGKALQQTIVSTYSEKAVLLEYSNWIAKMMK
- a CDS encoding lipoprotein N-acyltransferase Lnb domain-containing protein, giving the protein MSCSSLKNIIVFLFFIGTLSSFGQNIQLTKNAQASVITCDTGNESYSLFGHTAIRISDAENNLDVVYNYGAFDFRTPNFVAKFAKGDLQYFAVANTFSDFMSQYTYEQRSVFEQELNIPLAYKQKLFDNLTAVLASSESYYTYKFIDKNCTSMVVDMLNKTLESKAIVSKIDTDKTYRSILFPYFDNFFYEKLGTSIIFGTKVDEYSNHIFLPLQLLQSLEQTQFKNQPLCKESKTLLKFEKQAPASWWNNVYSYLIFLGLILILNKKYLDNFYLLLMGLLGIFFATVGFYSFHQELANNYNVLLFNPSLLLLLYYSVKKIDKWIINLAVFNFLCLLVYLIIMINKAHLFIVLPLVVASSFIMARLIYKISKRIPVII
- a CDS encoding putative type IX sorting system protein PorV2 produces the protein MKKIQFFILLLLCASSPAQTVRKYSNEFMNIGVDAAALGMANAVTSSSNDVNSGYWNPAGLVHLEDHQISLMHANYFANIAQYDYIAYANTIDNESAWGISLIRFGVDDILNTTELIDSQGNIDYNRISLFSTADYGFTFSYARKLQVPGFQYGVNAKIIHRIIGKFAGSWGFGFDAGLQFERNDWKFGLMLRDITTTYNVWSIDEAEYKKIADAIPGQNQELPESTEITAPKAQLGMSKKFIIHYDYSILAAANLNMQFTRTNDIISTDFVSIDPALGFEFGYTDLVFLRAGVGNFQNIQQIDNTEKVGFQPNIGLGFKYKGIQIDYALTNLGNQSASLYSNIFSVKVDLGLFRN